In the genome of Leptospira noumeaensis, one region contains:
- a CDS encoding flagellin, whose translation MIINHNISALVAKRALTNTGRDMDKSMEHLATGMRINRAGDDSLGFAVSEKLRSQIRGLGQAERNTQDGMSFIQVTEGSLDQVNSILQRLRELSVQSSNGIYSNEDRKLVQLEVSQLVEEVERIGTSAEFNKIKPLDGRFSRASKNPMTLQVGANGSEKIELYINTMTSSSLKLKTAGNKLTLSTPNKASDSLQVLDDAINKVNRLRSDLGAYYNRLDLTLKSLSNNYVNIVSSESQVRDADMATEMVEYSKNQILTKSGVAMLAQANLRPESVVKLLTDRY comes from the coding sequence ATGATTATCAATCACAACATCAGCGCGCTAGTTGCGAAACGAGCGCTCACAAACACGGGGCGCGACATGGACAAATCCATGGAGCACCTAGCAACAGGTATGCGAATCAACAGAGCAGGAGATGACTCTCTGGGATTTGCAGTGTCAGAAAAACTAAGATCACAAATTCGGGGCCTTGGCCAAGCAGAACGAAATACCCAGGATGGTATGTCGTTCATCCAAGTTACCGAAGGATCTTTAGACCAAGTAAACTCGATCTTACAGAGGTTACGCGAACTTTCCGTACAATCCTCAAACGGGATTTATTCTAACGAAGACAGAAAACTGGTTCAGTTAGAAGTATCTCAACTTGTGGAAGAAGTGGAAAGAATCGGAACTTCTGCTGAGTTTAACAAAATCAAACCATTGGATGGAAGGTTTTCTCGCGCTTCCAAAAATCCAATGACCTTACAAGTGGGTGCAAACGGTTCAGAGAAAATAGAACTCTACATCAATACGATGACAAGTTCTTCTCTCAAACTAAAAACAGCTGGAAACAAGTTGACCCTATCAACTCCGAATAAGGCTTCCGATTCACTCCAAGTTTTGGATGATGCGATCAACAAGGTCAACCGACTGAGATCGGATCTCGGAGCCTATTACAACCGATTGGATTTAACATTGAAATCACTGAGTAACAACTATGTGAACATTGTTTCCTCTGAATCGCAAGTAAGGGATGCGGATATGGCAACGGAAATGGTTGAGTATTCTAAAAACCAAATCCTTACCAAATCAGGTGTGGCTATGCTTGCACAAGCGAACCTCCGACCGGAATCCGTAGTAAAACTCCTCACGGACAGATACTAA